The bacterium genome window below encodes:
- a CDS encoding alcohol dehydrogenase catalytic domain-containing protein: MLAAVLHDFGQLVLEEVPTPRPGPGQVVVRIKSCGICATDYKAFRGIRRNVQFPSIQGHEPAGIVAEIGANVTGFAEGDEVVVQPSGFCGVCANCRSGNTHYCAHSYTTGGDGPDDTRPGSFAEYLLTEANTLYHKPAHLSFDAACQTEPVSGAWKGIIRMSEMQVGDDVVIIGTGGIGMYCLMVARAAGAGRLIAVDMSDYALATARKLGATHTINPREGDAKQAVHDILPDGPDLVVEAAGPIEAVRLMVSLLRRGTRWNVFGITTHETFELDGGLAHFLEARMDASFGTNPMAMQRALRLIGAGLVDPEQVISHRFPLTEIHRAMETMGTPERNKVVVNP, encoded by the coding sequence ATGCTAGCCGCTGTACTCCACGACTTTGGGCAGCTTGTCCTTGAGGAAGTGCCCACGCCTCGGCCCGGACCGGGCCAGGTCGTTGTCCGCATCAAGTCCTGTGGCATCTGCGCCACCGACTACAAGGCTTTCCGAGGCATTCGCCGCAATGTCCAGTTCCCGTCCATCCAGGGCCATGAACCTGCCGGGATCGTCGCCGAGATCGGGGCCAACGTGACCGGGTTCGCCGAGGGCGACGAGGTGGTCGTGCAGCCCAGTGGCTTCTGCGGCGTATGCGCCAACTGCCGGTCGGGCAACACCCACTACTGCGCCCACTCGTACACCACCGGCGGCGACGGCCCGGACGATACCCGCCCCGGCAGCTTCGCCGAGTACCTGCTGACGGAAGCCAACACGCTTTACCACAAGCCGGCCCACCTCAGCTTCGATGCGGCGTGCCAGACCGAGCCGGTCAGCGGGGCGTGGAAGGGCATCATCCGCATGTCGGAGATGCAGGTCGGCGACGACGTGGTCATCATCGGCACCGGCGGGATCGGGATGTACTGCCTGATGGTCGCCCGGGCGGCCGGCGCGGGACGGCTGATCGCCGTGGACATGAGCGACTACGCCCTGGCCACGGCCCGGAAGCTGGGCGCCACCCACACGATCAACCCGCGGGAGGGTGACGCGAAGCAGGCCGTCCATGACATCCTGCCCGATGGTCCGGACCTGGTCGTCGAGGCCGCCGGGCCGATTGAGGCGGTCAGGCTCATGGTCAGCCTGCTGCGGCGCGGCACGCGCTGGAACGTGTTCGGGATCACCACCCACGAGACGTTCGAGCTGGATGGCGGCCTGGCGCACTTCCTGGAGGCGCGCATGGATGCCAGCTTCGGCACGAACCCGATGGCGATGCAGCGGGCGCTGCGGCTGATCGGCGCGGGCCTGGTGGACCCCGAGCAGGTGATCTCCCACCGCTTCCCGCTGACCGAGATTCACCGGGCGATGGAGACGATGGGCACACCGGAGCGGAACAAGGTCGTCGTGAACCCGTAA
- a CDS encoding SDR family oxidoreductase, which produces MQEFAGRVAVVTGGSDGLGLDFCRALVEAGAEVYFCARHGARGEAAAQSLGPRAHFVPGDMADPASVEAFAAAVREAAGHVDYLINNVALDDRIELDELTAEVCDRMWQVNLRSYLLVAQAFVGLLRAGAGKSIVNICTTNYMLGLAPFTLYNATKSGVVGFTRSLARELGPEGIRANTVSPGWVMTEKQLRVHVTPQDQADLLEAQALKFLLEPRHITPAVMFLLSSAAAAITGQNLVVDAGKVMQ; this is translated from the coding sequence ATGCAGGAATTCGCCGGGCGCGTCGCGGTCGTCACCGGCGGCAGCGACGGCCTGGGGTTGGACTTCTGCCGGGCGCTGGTCGAGGCGGGCGCGGAGGTGTACTTCTGCGCGCGCCACGGTGCGCGCGGGGAGGCGGCGGCGCAGAGCCTGGGGCCGCGCGCACACTTCGTGCCAGGCGACATGGCTGACCCCGCCTCGGTCGAGGCCTTCGCCGCAGCCGTCCGCGAGGCGGCCGGGCATGTGGACTACCTCATCAACAATGTCGCCCTGGATGATCGCATTGAGCTGGATGAGCTGACGGCCGAGGTGTGCGACCGGATGTGGCAGGTGAACCTGCGGTCGTACCTGCTCGTGGCGCAGGCGTTCGTGGGCCTGCTGCGGGCGGGGGCGGGCAAGAGCATCGTCAACATCTGCACCACCAACTACATGCTGGGGCTGGCCCCGTTCACGCTCTACAACGCCACCAAGAGCGGCGTGGTGGGCTTCACGCGCTCCCTGGCCCGCGAGTTGGGCCCCGAGGGCATCCGCGCCAACACCGTCAGCCCCGGCTGGGTGATGACCGAGAAGCAGCTGCGTGTGCACGTGACCCCCCAGGACCAGGCTGACCTCCTGGAGGCGCAGGCGCTGAAGTTCCTGCTGGAGCCCCGTCACATCACCCCCGCGGTGATGTTCCTGCTCAGCTCGGCTGCCGCCGCCATCACGGGCCAGAACCTCGTGGTGGACGCCGGCAAGGTCATGCAATAG
- a CDS encoding C25 family cysteine peptidase, with protein MTVGAALLGMLLPFMQPVSGLIADPGGPAQAAYLIVAADAFAGDCNALLAHRAAGGRSVGLVRFADVRRTWPGRSGPEALVACLRHAQADWGTRFVLLVGDAAGPPECVIPWCTGPAAYVSNQFLSSRDLAHDWDYATLGGPEPVLHVGRFPVQTRAELAVMVAKTIAYETTLPAGEWQARLRLVAGPFGGAPMIDRVLETQLTRLLADNVPPAYDLEVAYANPTSPYCPYPPLFHDNAVRMLNEGALLYCYAGHGTRHGLDSTTWNQRTIPFLEAGQAGEVAVTAGLPVMAAMACWTAALDTEGGDCLAEALLKRLAGPVAYLGATRICQPYGNALLGRALVGTIFSAEYPTLGEAVTEAERGLLAPEASEARRQLDALAAMVQGAPALEPIRRDTVRHYVLLGDPALVLRRPGPLADLQATPDGAGVLVQCAAPFAREARVSLRVPADRPAHAVPPAPRPDAPDFATAMMARYRAANDRILTSMAPVLDHGAIQVRLPLVADFTGGTVFARVVAWDDRTAAVGAAPLTFPAAPH; from the coding sequence ATGACTGTCGGCGCCGCGCTGCTGGGGATGCTCCTGCCCTTCATGCAGCCTGTCTCGGGGCTGATCGCTGACCCCGGCGGGCCCGCGCAGGCAGCGTACCTGATCGTGGCCGCCGACGCCTTCGCCGGCGACTGCAACGCGCTCCTGGCCCATCGGGCCGCCGGGGGCCGCAGCGTCGGCCTGGTGCGCTTTGCGGATGTGCGGCGGACGTGGCCGGGGCGCAGCGGCCCGGAGGCCCTTGTGGCGTGTCTGCGCCACGCCCAGGCTGACTGGGGCACCCGCTTTGTGCTGCTGGTGGGTGATGCCGCCGGGCCGCCGGAGTGCGTCATCCCCTGGTGCACCGGGCCCGCGGCGTATGTCAGCAACCAGTTCCTGTCAAGCCGCGATCTGGCCCATGACTGGGACTACGCCACGCTGGGGGGGCCGGAGCCGGTGCTGCATGTCGGCCGCTTTCCCGTCCAGACGCGCGCCGAGTTGGCGGTGATGGTCGCCAAGACCATCGCCTACGAGACGACGCTGCCAGCCGGGGAATGGCAGGCGCGGTTGCGCCTCGTGGCAGGGCCCTTCGGCGGCGCGCCGATGATTGACCGGGTGCTGGAGACGCAGCTCACGCGCCTGTTGGCTGACAACGTGCCGCCCGCGTACGACCTGGAAGTCGCCTACGCCAATCCCACTTCGCCGTATTGCCCCTATCCGCCGCTGTTCCATGACAACGCCGTGCGCATGCTGAACGAGGGGGCGCTGCTGTACTGCTATGCGGGGCATGGGACGCGGCACGGCCTGGACAGCACCACCTGGAACCAGCGGACCATCCCGTTCCTGGAGGCCGGGCAGGCGGGTGAGGTGGCGGTGACAGCGGGGCTGCCGGTGATGGCGGCGATGGCGTGCTGGACGGCGGCCCTGGATACGGAGGGGGGAGACTGCCTGGCCGAGGCGCTGCTGAAGCGCCTGGCGGGGCCGGTGGCGTATCTGGGCGCGACGCGCATCTGCCAGCCGTACGGGAATGCGCTGCTGGGGCGGGCGCTGGTGGGCACGATCTTCTCGGCGGAGTACCCGACCCTCGGGGAGGCCGTGACGGAGGCCGAGCGGGGCCTCCTGGCCCCGGAGGCGTCCGAGGCACGGCGGCAACTTGATGCCCTGGCAGCCATGGTGCAGGGCGCCCCGGCGCTTGAGCCGATTCGCCGTGACACCGTGCGGCACTACGTGCTGCTGGGGGATCCCGCCCTGGTGCTGCGTCGCCCGGGGCCGCTGGCGGACCTGCAGGCCACGCCGGACGGGGCCGGGGTGCTCGTGCAGTGTGCCGCGCCCTTCGCCCGAGAGGCCCGGGTGAGCCTCCGCGTTCCCGCCGACCGTCCGGCCCACGCCGTACCCCCGGCGCCCAGACCTGACGCTCCAGACTTCGCCACGGCGATGATGGCCCGCTACCGGGCGGCCAATGACCGCATCCTGACCTCCATGGCGCCCGTTCTCGACCACGGGGCAATCCAGGTGCGGCTGCCGCTGGTCGCCGACTTCACCGGCGGGACGGTGTTCGCCCGCGTCGTCGCCTGGGACGACCGGACCGCCGCCGTCGGGGCGGCGCCGCTGACGTTCCCCGCCGCGCCCCACTGA
- a CDS encoding ABC transporter ATP-binding protein/permease — MSSRREVKGLHEMMGPGPGRGPGRMMGEVSRAENVPAVVRRLWGYLGRYWVGLLWVTLLVVIGTGLTLLNPYLISVAFDRCIAPGRMGDLFVVVWLMIGSQVLSSLGTWAQTVLMIHLSQRTLRDLRRDIFSRLASLPLRYFDTHPHGEVMSRLTNDTDAVNNALAQTATQLISSVLTVLGAGAAMAWLNWRLALVTAATTPLVFLFTHIISTMSRQRYRDRQRHLGELGGLIEETISGQQAVIAYRGEGRAVAAFDEANDNLRRSATAAGILIGSMGPAMNMSRNITFAVVSAAGVWMVLRGWATIGIVAAFINYAQHFTRPLNQLANLWGTVQSAIAGAERVFGLLDETPETADAPGAVALDDVRGEVEFDHVDFGYEPDKPVLRDVTFTAPAGRTIALVGSTGAGKTTIINLLSRFYDVQSGAIRLDGHDLRQIRRADLRGALGVVLQDTFLLADTVRENIRYGRLDATDAEVEEAAALANADGFIRRLPRGYDTVLSEAGGSLSQGQRQLLAIARAVLADPRVLILDEATSSVDTRTELNIQEAMLRLMQGRTAFVIAHRLSTIRNASRILVIENGRIVEQGTHQELLQARGAYYRLHELQFGGLTSGGPNPRTA; from the coding sequence ATGTCTAGCCGGCGCGAGGTCAAGGGGCTGCACGAGATGATGGGGCCGGGCCCGGGGCGCGGGCCGGGGCGCATGATGGGCGAGGTGTCTCGGGCCGAGAACGTGCCGGCCGTCGTGCGGCGGCTCTGGGGATACCTGGGCCGCTACTGGGTCGGTCTGCTCTGGGTCACGCTGCTCGTCGTGATCGGCACGGGCCTGACGCTGCTGAACCCGTATCTCATCAGTGTGGCCTTCGACCGCTGCATCGCCCCGGGGCGGATGGGCGACCTGTTCGTCGTGGTCTGGCTGATGATCGGCTCGCAGGTCCTGTCCTCGCTGGGCACCTGGGCCCAGACCGTGCTCATGATCCATCTCTCGCAGCGCACGCTGCGGGACTTGCGCCGTGACATCTTCTCCCGGCTCGCCAGCCTGCCCCTGCGGTACTTCGACACCCACCCGCACGGGGAGGTCATGAGCCGCCTCACCAACGACACGGACGCGGTCAACAATGCCCTGGCACAGACCGCGACCCAGCTCATCTCCAGCGTCCTCACGGTCCTGGGCGCGGGGGCGGCCATGGCCTGGCTCAACTGGCGCCTGGCGCTCGTGACGGCTGCCACCACACCGCTGGTCTTCCTGTTCACCCACATCATCTCCACCATGAGCCGCCAGCGCTACCGCGACCGGCAGCGGCACCTGGGTGAGCTTGGGGGGCTCATCGAGGAGACGATCAGCGGCCAGCAAGCCGTCATCGCCTACCGGGGCGAGGGCCGCGCCGTCGCCGCCTTCGACGAAGCCAACGACAACCTGCGCCGCAGCGCCACCGCCGCCGGCATCCTCATCGGCAGCATGGGCCCGGCGATGAACATGTCGCGCAACATCACCTTCGCTGTGGTCTCGGCCGCCGGCGTCTGGATGGTCCTGCGCGGCTGGGCCACCATCGGGATCGTCGCCGCCTTCATCAACTACGCGCAGCACTTCACGCGCCCGCTCAACCAGCTCGCCAACCTGTGGGGCACCGTGCAGTCGGCCATCGCCGGGGCCGAGCGCGTCTTTGGCCTGCTCGACGAGACCCCCGAGACCGCCGACGCCCCCGGGGCAGTGGCCCTCGACGACGTGCGCGGCGAGGTGGAGTTCGACCATGTGGACTTCGGTTACGAGCCCGACAAGCCCGTCCTGCGGGATGTGACCTTCACCGCCCCGGCGGGCCGGACCATCGCCCTGGTCGGCAGCACCGGCGCCGGCAAGACCACCATCATCAACCTGCTCAGCCGCTTCTACGACGTCCAGAGCGGCGCCATCCGCCTCGACGGCCATGATCTGCGGCAGATACGCCGGGCCGACCTGCGCGGCGCCCTGGGCGTGGTGCTGCAGGACACGTTCCTGTTGGCCGACACCGTGCGCGAGAACATCCGCTACGGCCGTCTCGACGCCACCGACGCCGAGGTCGAGGAGGCGGCCGCGCTGGCCAATGCCGACGGGTTCATCCGTCGCCTGCCGCGCGGCTACGATACGGTCCTGAGCGAAGCCGGCGGCAGCCTCAGCCAGGGCCAGCGGCAGCTTTTGGCCATCGCCCGGGCGGTGCTGGCCGACCCTCGCGTGCTCATCCTGGATGAGGCGACCAGCAGCGTAGACACCCGCACGGAGCTGAACATCCAGGAAGCCATGCTGCGCCTGATGCAGGGCCGCACGGCCTTTGTCATCGCCCACCGCCTCAGCACCATCCGCAACGCCAGCCGCATCCTGGTGATCGAGAACGGGCGCATCGTGGAGCAGGGGACGCACCAGGAGTTGCTGCAGGCACGCGGCGCGTACTATCGCCTCCACGAGCTGCAGTTCGGCGGCCTCACCTCAGGCGGCCCCAACCCCAGGACGGCGTGA